A region of Bacteroidota bacterium DNA encodes the following proteins:
- a CDS encoding DUF4398 domain-containing protein: MKQTRNIIGFILVGAAMLFLFGCSQPPKEEEQAARVALDSARTAEAPAYAANEWTDADQGMTAAEAKMESKDYDEAKRLFLDAHAKAEIAIDAAARGKAQLTTEVDQLKEATQKKVDAVKADLKKAQKKLPKKTASSIAATLGEAETDNADANQLISTGKLIDGKAKLVMASGKADEAASALASAIAPKHPAKKAVKHVAKKTSKKSAKKPVKHTVKKRK; this comes from the coding sequence ATGAAACAGACCCGGAATATTATCGGATTCATTCTTGTCGGCGCAGCGATGCTCTTCCTGTTCGGATGCTCTCAACCTCCGAAGGAGGAGGAACAAGCCGCCCGGGTAGCGCTTGATAGCGCACGCACGGCGGAAGCGCCCGCGTACGCCGCGAACGAATGGACCGACGCCGATCAGGGCATGACGGCGGCGGAGGCGAAGATGGAAAGCAAGGATTATGACGAAGCCAAGAGGCTCTTCCTCGACGCCCACGCCAAGGCGGAAATTGCGATCGATGCGGCGGCAAGGGGCAAGGCGCAACTGACGACGGAGGTCGATCAGCTGAAGGAAGCCACGCAGAAAAAGGTGGATGCGGTGAAAGCAGATCTGAAGAAGGCGCAAAAGAAGCTCCCCAAGAAAACCGCGTCTTCGATCGCCGCGACGCTCGGCGAGGCGGAAACGGACAATGCCGATGCGAATCAATTAATCTCGACCGGGAAGCTGATTGACGGGAAGGCCAAGCTTGTTATGGCTTCGGGCAAAGCCGATGAGGCGGCCTCGGCGCTCGCAAGCGCGATCGCTCCGAAACACCCGGCGAAGAAGGCGGTAAAACATGTTGCGAAGAAAACTTCAAAGAAATCGGCAAAAAAGCCCGTCAAACATACCGTGAAGAAAAGGAAATAA
- a CDS encoding histidine kinase has translation MNATTLTRFNWQRWRFVSGMYLLTCSMFAVQRTILDLQQNKPSEIFDSLLDLLIFSVIWIVLAIPPLLLSSKTKLSFGVALQLVGMGLVFTFVHAAAYIGLTLLVPGLATGVTIRNTEEFLSTLLGLNYAWRFLSFGFIVVLAYAYDYYQLALERGKRTAELEAELAEAKLQALKMQLQPHFLFNALNAVSVLIDEDPASAKEMLGQMSDLLRFVLEYGNAQEVPLRQELEFLDRYLLIERTRYGGRLTIERQIDPGALEVFVPYLILQPLVENAIHHGIASVPGPGTIGITARRRNGQLELSVRDTGPGMRGTSRAGSGMGIGLTNTRARLQHLYGSDHTLTMSALDEGGFVVEIVLPFRPRPETTPS, from the coding sequence ATGAACGCGACGACTCTTACACGATTCAACTGGCAGCGCTGGCGGTTTGTCTCCGGCATGTATTTGCTGACCTGCTCGATGTTCGCCGTTCAGCGGACGATTCTCGATCTCCAGCAGAATAAACCGTCCGAGATCTTTGATTCTCTCCTGGACCTTCTGATTTTCTCCGTTATCTGGATCGTTCTCGCCATCCCTCCCTTGCTCCTTTCGAGCAAGACGAAACTCTCCTTCGGGGTCGCGCTTCAACTGGTGGGGATGGGCCTCGTCTTCACCTTTGTCCATGCCGCAGCTTATATCGGCCTTACGCTGCTCGTCCCGGGCCTCGCCACGGGAGTCACGATCCGCAACACGGAGGAGTTCCTCTCAACGCTGCTGGGCCTCAACTATGCCTGGAGGTTCCTCAGTTTCGGCTTTATCGTGGTGCTCGCGTATGCCTACGACTATTACCAGCTGGCTCTTGAGCGCGGAAAAAGGACCGCCGAACTCGAGGCGGAACTGGCGGAGGCGAAACTTCAGGCGCTGAAAATGCAGCTCCAACCCCACTTCCTCTTCAACGCGCTTAATGCCGTGAGCGTCCTCATCGACGAGGATCCGGCGTCGGCCAAAGAAATGCTCGGTCAGATGAGCGACCTTCTCCGGTTTGTGCTCGAGTACGGGAACGCACAGGAGGTCCCTCTGCGCCAGGAGCTTGAATTTCTTGACCGGTACCTGCTGATCGAGCGGACCCGCTACGGGGGACGCTTGACCATCGAACGGCAAATCGATCCGGGCGCGCTGGAGGTCTTCGTCCCCTATCTGATCCTCCAACCTCTCGTCGAGAACGCGATCCACCACGGGATCGCCTCCGTGCCGGGTCCCGGCACCATCGGGATCACCGCCCGCCGCCGCAACGGGCAGCTCGAACTCTCGGTGAGGGACACCGGCCCCGGAATGCGCGGAACGAGCCGGGCCGGATCCGGCATGGGAATCGGGCTCACGAACACGCGGGCGCGACTCCAGCACCTCTACGGATCGGATCACACGTTGACCATGTCTGCGCTCGATGAGGGTGGGTTTGTGGTGGAGATCGTCCTACCTTTCCGACCGAGGCCGGAGACAACCCCATCATGA
- a CDS encoding FG-GAP-like repeat-containing protein — MAARTEAQQFTRVESGAPSEDIAASRSVNWIDFNGDGYLDLFVSRGKQGGQDNILYRNDGPPLYGLTRMDTLIVSLDNQPSDGSSWGDYDNDGNPDLFVVNWYDRNNMLYKNLGNGTFAQIFSGTPVNDHGYSETCSWGDYDNDGLLDLFVTNSAGGLKNFLYRNLGNGQFDRITTGVITQDSGPSRGANWIDYDNDGDLDLFVVNENKKSEFLYKNMRVESGVDTFQAITAGPLVTSGGSSWSASWGDFDNDGDPDVFITNFGDAPSFLFQNDGNDSFTRLSMGTLTSDTGHFATASWVDFDNDGDLDLFVTTAYSGGATTNFLYINQLMETGIPALVKVTGQPLVEELGYWYGVSWGDYDEDGDLDVFVAGTFGENSKSILYKNDGNSNHWLTLDCIGTVSNRSAIGARVRVKATIGGNPVWQLRQVEGQSGYCGQNLQLHFGLGDAPVIDSLKIEWPSGLVEAYRTVGADRHLTIAENDSTPPILSDPPSGSERVPEGAVVHWHKSYYPAPYRLQVSTEASFTTGLVVDDSSVTDTMKPLPALPDRKRYFWRVRPERTIHKHAWSDTWSFVLGASSFQYSMAQYWNLVSLPGVVNDSSRVSVLPPSSGPAYGYDGLSYLPQDTLTRGRGYWIRFSQPAPGEALGDPFGADTIPVYEGWNLIGSTSTPLSVLNIASDPGSMATSRFFEYSGGYRPADSLRPWRGYWVKASQDGSLILSASPAASQSARIRIVSASETPPSPPGGADDEAVGDRPTMFGLQQNYPNPFNPTTRISYSLARRVHVTLDVYDMLGVKVSTIREGDEEAGTHDVVLDGSALSSGVYYYRLQAGEYTEAKKLLLIR; from the coding sequence ATGGCCGCGCGAACCGAAGCCCAGCAATTCACCAGAGTCGAATCGGGTGCGCCTTCGGAAGACATTGCCGCGTCGCGCAGCGTCAATTGGATCGATTTCAACGGAGACGGCTACCTGGACCTGTTTGTCTCGAGAGGGAAGCAGGGTGGACAGGACAACATTCTCTACCGGAACGACGGCCCGCCGCTCTATGGCCTCACGCGCATGGACACGCTCATTGTTTCGCTCGACAACCAGCCCTCGGACGGAAGCAGCTGGGGAGATTATGACAACGACGGAAATCCCGATCTCTTCGTGGTCAACTGGTACGACCGGAACAATATGCTCTATAAGAATCTCGGGAACGGAACCTTCGCGCAGATCTTCTCCGGAACCCCGGTGAACGATCACGGGTATTCCGAGACATGTTCCTGGGGCGACTACGACAACGACGGGCTTCTCGATCTCTTCGTGACGAACAGCGCAGGCGGGCTGAAGAATTTCCTTTACCGGAACCTCGGGAACGGTCAGTTCGATCGAATCACAACGGGGGTGATTACACAGGATAGCGGACCCTCCCGGGGAGCGAATTGGATCGATTACGACAATGACGGCGATCTCGATCTGTTCGTGGTCAACGAGAACAAAAAGAGCGAATTTCTTTACAAGAACATGAGGGTCGAATCGGGGGTCGACACCTTTCAAGCCATCACCGCCGGTCCTCTCGTGACGAGCGGAGGATCGTCCTGGAGCGCAAGCTGGGGGGATTTCGACAACGACGGGGATCCGGACGTCTTCATCACGAATTTCGGCGATGCCCCCAGTTTTCTATTTCAGAACGACGGCAACGATTCATTCACCCGTCTCTCGATGGGAACGCTGACGTCAGACACCGGACATTTTGCCACGGCCTCGTGGGTTGACTTTGATAACGACGGAGACCTCGACCTGTTCGTGACGACCGCTTACTCGGGAGGCGCCACGACAAACTTCCTTTACATAAACCAGTTGATGGAGACAGGAATACCGGCTCTCGTCAAGGTGACCGGCCAGCCGCTGGTCGAGGAGCTCGGGTACTGGTACGGAGTGAGCTGGGGCGACTACGATGAGGACGGAGACCTTGATGTCTTTGTCGCCGGCACCTTCGGCGAGAACAGCAAGAGTATCCTCTACAAGAATGACGGAAATTCCAACCACTGGCTCACGCTCGACTGCATCGGAACGGTATCGAACCGTTCCGCCATCGGCGCGCGCGTGAGAGTGAAGGCGACCATCGGAGGGAACCCCGTCTGGCAACTCAGGCAGGTCGAGGGGCAGAGCGGATACTGCGGCCAAAACCTGCAGCTCCATTTCGGGCTCGGGGACGCGCCGGTGATCGATTCACTGAAAATTGAGTGGCCCTCAGGTCTGGTGGAAGCTTATAGAACCGTTGGCGCAGACCGGCATCTCACGATTGCGGAGAACGACTCCACACCTCCGATTCTCTCAGATCCTCCATCGGGTTCTGAGCGTGTCCCGGAAGGGGCGGTCGTCCACTGGCATAAGTCGTACTATCCAGCCCCTTACCGCCTGCAGGTCTCCACGGAGGCAAGCTTTACGACCGGCCTTGTTGTGGATGATTCCAGCGTTACCGATACGATGAAGCCTCTGCCCGCACTCCCGGACAGGAAACGGTATTTCTGGAGGGTCCGGCCGGAGCGCACAATCCACAAGCATGCCTGGTCGGATACATGGTCGTTCGTCCTCGGTGCCTCCTCCTTTCAGTATTCCATGGCGCAATACTGGAACCTGGTTTCTCTGCCGGGTGTCGTGAATGATTCCTCGCGTGTCTCGGTTCTTCCCCCTTCATCGGGACCGGCATACGGGTATGATGGATTATCCTATCTTCCGCAGGATACGCTGACGCGCGGGAGGGGATATTGGATACGTTTTTCTCAGCCGGCCCCGGGCGAGGCTCTCGGGGATCCGTTCGGAGCTGACACGATCCCCGTGTATGAAGGGTGGAATCTCATCGGTTCGACGAGTACCCCCCTCTCCGTGCTGAACATCGCCTCCGACCCCGGATCGATGGCCACATCGAGATTCTTTGAATACTCCGGCGGCTATCGTCCGGCGGATTCGCTTCGTCCCTGGAGGGGGTATTGGGTCAAGGCGAGCCAGGACGGCAGCTTGATCCTTTCCGCCTCCCCGGCTGCATCCCAATCAGCGCGGATCAGAATTGTTTCCGCTTCAGAGACTCCACCTTCACCCCCGGGAGGAGCGGATGATGAGGCGGTGGGGGATCGACCGACAATGTTTGGGCTTCAGCAGAACTATCCCAACCCATTCAATCCTACGACGAGGATCTCCTATAGTCTGGCGCGACGTGTACACGTCACGCTTGACGTCTACGACATGCTCGGGGTGAAGGTATCGACGATCCGGGAGGGGGATGAGGAGGCAGGCACTCACGATGTCGTTCTGGACGGCAGCGCCCTATCGAGCGGAGTGTACTATTATAGGTTGCAGGCCGGAGAGTACACGGAAGCGAAGAAACTACTGCTTATTCGCTAA
- a CDS encoding LytTR family DNA-binding domain-containing protein, which translates to MSEPRLKALIIDDEPLARKGIRSLLRNEPDITIAGECADGLEAVEEIQNKRPDLVFLDVQMPGLDGFGVIEAIGADKMPVIVFVTAYDLHALRAFQVHAIDYLLKPLNAARFREALDRARRMATTSRPDDLGAKMLDLLESVKPRGERYTERFIIRSLGRVTVLPVGDVEWIQAEGDYVELHSLHGKKHLLREKISALEESLDPSVFVRIHRSSIVRIDRIRELRPHFNGDHAVYLQDGTRLSLSRTYRKRAFQSLEKPLRR; encoded by the coding sequence ATGAGCGAGCCGCGATTGAAAGCGTTAATCATAGACGATGAACCGCTTGCCCGGAAAGGAATTCGATCGCTACTGAGGAATGAGCCGGATATTACAATCGCCGGTGAGTGTGCCGATGGGTTGGAAGCGGTGGAGGAAATTCAGAATAAGCGGCCCGATCTGGTCTTCCTCGACGTGCAGATGCCGGGGTTGGACGGGTTCGGGGTGATCGAGGCGATCGGAGCGGATAAGATGCCGGTGATCGTGTTTGTGACCGCTTACGATCTTCACGCGCTCAGAGCGTTTCAGGTGCACGCGATCGACTACTTGTTGAAGCCTCTGAACGCCGCCCGGTTTCGCGAGGCGCTCGACCGGGCCCGAAGGATGGCTACGACTTCCAGGCCGGATGATCTGGGAGCGAAGATGCTCGATCTTCTCGAGAGCGTCAAGCCCCGGGGAGAGCGCTATACGGAGCGTTTCATCATCAGGTCGTTGGGGAGGGTGACTGTGCTTCCGGTTGGGGATGTCGAGTGGATTCAGGCAGAGGGTGACTACGTGGAACTGCACTCACTCCATGGAAAGAAGCACCTGCTCCGCGAGAAGATCTCCGCGCTTGAAGAGAGCCTCGATCCTTCCGTCTTCGTCCGAATCCACCGCTCGAGCATCGTTCGCATCGACCGGATCCGTGAACTCCGGCCGCATTTCAACGGGGACCATGCGGTCTATCTGCAGGACGGGACTCGGCTCTCCCTGAGCCGGACCTACCGTAAACGAGCCTTTCAATCGCTGGAGAAGCCCCTGCGGCGGTGA